A genomic window from Erpetoichthys calabaricus chromosome 17, fErpCal1.3, whole genome shotgun sequence includes:
- the LOC114668072 gene encoding A-kinase anchor protein 8-like isoform X1, giving the protein MDNSGYAGYGTWPAAAATTTSTDSSTAVNTQASYANTTGWQGYEGYDYYNTQNASATTTDVGYNYGANTTWDNAKTDSGMTSTMMSMDNTNINMGMVPMGNSNTASNLEETSTATSKPSDNSDSLIAKINQRLDIMSKESGQDCQESSFRFESFESYDSRSSMPDRDLYRSGFDYSEGGGGSGGGLPADTDSSFGSRSSSGALGNRRDRNRGGRESYGPPNSRGARGQNQQRHQNRGRSGNYYNRNADIPHHRYNMPSSSSERLSARWNELNYMGPRGMGMGVGGGGNMGSGGPGPNRLPSLFSQALVPDYHGMHGPPMQGMGMGGGMGGRFPMSNTYGGGRQRNGRNRMRNERDNRSRQQGGFMFRNEGRKRSRSQTSEPESKHRKADSDVEDSDLDEEDNEDKEETEGAGEDGQKKIVEGENDEEGKKKKLSRKEKSIQRQKERYQDVKDHKRLQFACSLCKFRTMEEDEMQEHLESKLHKEVFKFINTKLPDKTVEFLQEYIVNRNKKVLKRRQEQIEKEGPLPKQDPFKDIGQEHFFRKIEAAHCMACDKIIPAQFNSMQRHLRSQEHNWKRKGIADNFKKTSLHVAKSVLNNKHIVKMLEKYLKGEDPFTDENLDHDKAEEHTESTAGPESGASGERSTEENKEGEEDGAPQVPGTESSAGETDKMATVNTEPLSEESPELLKPSDDSEAAVLERTATEEKMEDQDGPEDDEVESVNPTP; this is encoded by the exons ATGGATAACAGCGGATACGCAG ggtATGGGACTtggcctgctgctgctgccactacTACTTCTACTGACAGCAGTACAGCAGTGAATACTCAAG CTTCCTATGCAAATACTACCGGTTGGCAAG GATATGAAGGCTATGATTATTACAACACTCAGAATGCTTCTGCCACGACCACCGATGTTGGCTATAACTATGGTGCAAACACCACTTGGGATAACGCAAAAACTGATTCCGGCATGACCTCCACCATGATGAGCATGGACAACACTAATATAAATATGGGTATGGTCCCTATGGGAAACAGTAACACGGCCAGTAATTTGGAAGAAACAAGCACAGCTACCAGTAAACCCAGCGACAACTCTGATTCTCTGATTGCCAAGATAAACCAACGACTAGACATAATGTCAAAGGAGAGTGGGCAGGACTGCCAAGAGAG CTCTTTCAGGTTCGAGTCATTCGAGTCCTACGACTCTAGGTCTTCAATGCCCGACCGCGATCTGTACAGATCCGGCTTTGATTACAGTGAGGGGGGCGGCGGCAGTGGCGGAGGACTACCAGCCGATACCGATTCCTCCTTTGGGAGCCGCTCCTCCTCCGGGGCATTGGGCAACCGAAGAGACCGCAACAGAGGGGGGCGTGAGAGCTACGGCCCCCCCAATTCCCGAGGAGCAAGGGGCCAAAACCAGCAGCGCCACCAAAACCGTGGTCGGAGCGGAAACTATTACAACCGCAACGCCGACATCCCCCACCACCGATACAACATGCCGTCTTCAAGCTCCGAGCGGCTGTCGGCGCGCTGGAATGAGCTCAATTATATGGGCCCACGTGGTATGGGCATGGGAGTTGGAGGCGGCGGCAACATGGGCAGTGGGGGCCCAGGCCCCAACAGACTCCCCTCTCTTTTCTCCCAAGCCCTGGTCCCTGACTATCATGGCATGCACGGCCCACCCATGCAAGGGATGGGAATGGGAGGAGGCATGGGAGGAAGGTTCCCAATGAGCAACACCTATGGAGGTGGTCGCCAGCGCAATGGGAGAAACCGAATGCGCAATGAAAGAGACAACCGA TCAAGACAGCAAGGAGGATTCATGTTCCGAAATGAAGGCCGCAAGCGGAGTCGGTCCCAGACCTCAGAGCCAGAGAGCAAGCACCGTAAAGCTGATTCTGATGTGGAGGATTCAGATCTAG ATGAGGAAGATAATGAAGACAAAGAA GAGACTGAAGGTGCTGGCGAAGACGGGCAAAAGAAAA TTGTTGAGGGGGAAAATGATGAAGAaggcaaaaagaagaaattatcaagaaaagaaaagagtattCAGCGGCAGAAAGAGCGGTATCAGGATGTAAAAGACCACAAAAG ATTACAGTTTGCTTGTTCTTTATGTAAGTTTCGGACAATGGAGGAGGATGAAATGCAGGAGCATCTAGAAAGCAAACTTCATAAAGAAGTTTTTAAGTTCATCAATACAAAGCTTCCAGACAAGACTGTAGAGTTTTTGCAG GAATACATAGTAAACAGAAACAAGAAAGTTCTAAAACGACGCCAGGAGCAGATAGAAAAGGAAGGTCCATTACCAAAGCAAGATCCCTTTAAAG ACATAGGACAGGAACATTTTTTCAGGAAGATTGAAGCAGCACACTGCATGGCCTGTGATAAAATTATACCTGCACAGTTCAACTCTATGCAGAGGCACTTGAGATCCCAAGAGCACAACTGGAAACGAAAG GGTATTGCTGATAACTTCAAGAAAACAAGCCTTCATGTGGCCAAGAGTGTTCTAAACAATAAGCATATTGTGAAAATGCTGGAGAAATATCTGAAG GGGGAAGACCCGTTCACCGACGAGAATCTAGATCACGATAAAGCAGAAGAGCACACAGAGTCGACCGCAGGCCCAGAATCAGGAGCCTCTGGTGAGAGAAGCACAGAGGAAAATAAGGAAGGTGAGGAGGATGGAGCACCACAAGTTCCAGGGACTGAGAGCAGTGCGGGAGAAACGGACAAGATGGCAACAGTGAATACTGAGCCGCTATCGGAGGAGAGCCCGGAGCTGCTGAAGCCAAGTGATGATAGTGAAGCGGCTGTGCTGGAAAGGACGGCTACTGAAGAAAAAATGGAGGATCAGGATGGCCCTGAAGACGATGAAGTAGAGTCTGTGAATCCCACGCCATAA
- the LOC114668072 gene encoding A-kinase anchor protein 8-like isoform X2: MDNSGYAGYGTWPAAAATTTSTDSSTAVNTQGYEGYDYYNTQNASATTTDVGYNYGANTTWDNAKTDSGMTSTMMSMDNTNINMGMVPMGNSNTASNLEETSTATSKPSDNSDSLIAKINQRLDIMSKESGQDCQESSFRFESFESYDSRSSMPDRDLYRSGFDYSEGGGGSGGGLPADTDSSFGSRSSSGALGNRRDRNRGGRESYGPPNSRGARGQNQQRHQNRGRSGNYYNRNADIPHHRYNMPSSSSERLSARWNELNYMGPRGMGMGVGGGGNMGSGGPGPNRLPSLFSQALVPDYHGMHGPPMQGMGMGGGMGGRFPMSNTYGGGRQRNGRNRMRNERDNRSRQQGGFMFRNEGRKRSRSQTSEPESKHRKADSDVEDSDLDEEDNEDKEETEGAGEDGQKKIVEGENDEEGKKKKLSRKEKSIQRQKERYQDVKDHKRLQFACSLCKFRTMEEDEMQEHLESKLHKEVFKFINTKLPDKTVEFLQEYIVNRNKKVLKRRQEQIEKEGPLPKQDPFKDIGQEHFFRKIEAAHCMACDKIIPAQFNSMQRHLRSQEHNWKRKGIADNFKKTSLHVAKSVLNNKHIVKMLEKYLKGEDPFTDENLDHDKAEEHTESTAGPESGASGERSTEENKEGEEDGAPQVPGTESSAGETDKMATVNTEPLSEESPELLKPSDDSEAAVLERTATEEKMEDQDGPEDDEVESVNPTP; this comes from the exons ATGGATAACAGCGGATACGCAG ggtATGGGACTtggcctgctgctgctgccactacTACTTCTACTGACAGCAGTACAGCAGTGAATACTCAAG GATATGAAGGCTATGATTATTACAACACTCAGAATGCTTCTGCCACGACCACCGATGTTGGCTATAACTATGGTGCAAACACCACTTGGGATAACGCAAAAACTGATTCCGGCATGACCTCCACCATGATGAGCATGGACAACACTAATATAAATATGGGTATGGTCCCTATGGGAAACAGTAACACGGCCAGTAATTTGGAAGAAACAAGCACAGCTACCAGTAAACCCAGCGACAACTCTGATTCTCTGATTGCCAAGATAAACCAACGACTAGACATAATGTCAAAGGAGAGTGGGCAGGACTGCCAAGAGAG CTCTTTCAGGTTCGAGTCATTCGAGTCCTACGACTCTAGGTCTTCAATGCCCGACCGCGATCTGTACAGATCCGGCTTTGATTACAGTGAGGGGGGCGGCGGCAGTGGCGGAGGACTACCAGCCGATACCGATTCCTCCTTTGGGAGCCGCTCCTCCTCCGGGGCATTGGGCAACCGAAGAGACCGCAACAGAGGGGGGCGTGAGAGCTACGGCCCCCCCAATTCCCGAGGAGCAAGGGGCCAAAACCAGCAGCGCCACCAAAACCGTGGTCGGAGCGGAAACTATTACAACCGCAACGCCGACATCCCCCACCACCGATACAACATGCCGTCTTCAAGCTCCGAGCGGCTGTCGGCGCGCTGGAATGAGCTCAATTATATGGGCCCACGTGGTATGGGCATGGGAGTTGGAGGCGGCGGCAACATGGGCAGTGGGGGCCCAGGCCCCAACAGACTCCCCTCTCTTTTCTCCCAAGCCCTGGTCCCTGACTATCATGGCATGCACGGCCCACCCATGCAAGGGATGGGAATGGGAGGAGGCATGGGAGGAAGGTTCCCAATGAGCAACACCTATGGAGGTGGTCGCCAGCGCAATGGGAGAAACCGAATGCGCAATGAAAGAGACAACCGA TCAAGACAGCAAGGAGGATTCATGTTCCGAAATGAAGGCCGCAAGCGGAGTCGGTCCCAGACCTCAGAGCCAGAGAGCAAGCACCGTAAAGCTGATTCTGATGTGGAGGATTCAGATCTAG ATGAGGAAGATAATGAAGACAAAGAA GAGACTGAAGGTGCTGGCGAAGACGGGCAAAAGAAAA TTGTTGAGGGGGAAAATGATGAAGAaggcaaaaagaagaaattatcaagaaaagaaaagagtattCAGCGGCAGAAAGAGCGGTATCAGGATGTAAAAGACCACAAAAG ATTACAGTTTGCTTGTTCTTTATGTAAGTTTCGGACAATGGAGGAGGATGAAATGCAGGAGCATCTAGAAAGCAAACTTCATAAAGAAGTTTTTAAGTTCATCAATACAAAGCTTCCAGACAAGACTGTAGAGTTTTTGCAG GAATACATAGTAAACAGAAACAAGAAAGTTCTAAAACGACGCCAGGAGCAGATAGAAAAGGAAGGTCCATTACCAAAGCAAGATCCCTTTAAAG ACATAGGACAGGAACATTTTTTCAGGAAGATTGAAGCAGCACACTGCATGGCCTGTGATAAAATTATACCTGCACAGTTCAACTCTATGCAGAGGCACTTGAGATCCCAAGAGCACAACTGGAAACGAAAG GGTATTGCTGATAACTTCAAGAAAACAAGCCTTCATGTGGCCAAGAGTGTTCTAAACAATAAGCATATTGTGAAAATGCTGGAGAAATATCTGAAG GGGGAAGACCCGTTCACCGACGAGAATCTAGATCACGATAAAGCAGAAGAGCACACAGAGTCGACCGCAGGCCCAGAATCAGGAGCCTCTGGTGAGAGAAGCACAGAGGAAAATAAGGAAGGTGAGGAGGATGGAGCACCACAAGTTCCAGGGACTGAGAGCAGTGCGGGAGAAACGGACAAGATGGCAACAGTGAATACTGAGCCGCTATCGGAGGAGAGCCCGGAGCTGCTGAAGCCAAGTGATGATAGTGAAGCGGCTGTGCTGGAAAGGACGGCTACTGAAGAAAAAATGGAGGATCAGGATGGCCCTGAAGACGATGAAGTAGAGTCTGTGAATCCCACGCCATAA